From a single Thalassophryne amazonica chromosome 7, fThaAma1.1, whole genome shotgun sequence genomic region:
- the LOC117514373 gene encoding zinc finger protein 687b-like isoform X1 has product MGDMKTPDFDDLLAAFDIPDIDAKEAIQSSPDEERDASATSANVSDGSPPSHFLDCSPAPLGNTPVVSVIVKNGVRPVEDPEGSVGNETRTDDPSNTGKDSQGLGKISEDFFPSQYVPSPLAESTLEPQMTNGDEESLAKSQGQSNRDPWLQRSQETFRLATEGESPPASLSLSPPTSPHSDSPHVPPRITPNEEMFITQKPTSFPVPQNGSTRPKIKHVVHSDEEDSEPDFGSPLVIQESQKSPMLSPPKFSHTASFQSELNGSPENTSCHLPPSSPSLVCSLLASPKPEPEPQEIKGSPSSPTAQPQTSLSSTVTVSTLVQEKDPDHVIEERDSPESPPPDETGFIGSKTSASFDSVSTAPPAVKINACYVKEKHRENECSLEDKVEDAEMFSDNKDKDCGETCVASDNSVPATGTETVSSEEPSLKVKIRMPARSVTKTVASKRGGKLHPKSGNHSKPSPEGCNTRPKKKILRSSQASRSSPVVAIVQDDSSSAQASKLRVSPAAANLTKTASVSLAKLSPGGINLHSLGQKTLSSAVTMPAPLPMLPQQSSSRPASIVNNTGAVISRSQTNLVDAFNKILNNKNLLPNYKPDLSSPLPQEWGLPLPPQGYCCLECGDAFALEQSLARHYDRRSLRIEVTCNHCAKRLAFFNKCSLLLHAREHKEKGLIMQCSRLVMKPVPVEQMIGQQEPVAVGLFSASLPSSTSASSSSALNQSATNSADKSTEAVQYLSNKCPECQVQFRNKEEVAEHFQEMNAAHSTSCTECFPPILLLNSCSAAAHHRIHKGSPPHVCPECGGVAKQPHFQAHLDHSCLHFARRIGYRCSSCLVVFAGLNSVKSHIQQAHCDMFNKCPGCPMAFKSVPSIQNHITTQHPTLSGGQAMLIYKCVMCDTVFTHKSMLYIHFDTHLANQKVNVFKCPRCTKLFSQRTSLMDHFKTHKTLTSKEELPPSPAASVQSHPPKKTETSDGEERRGHDEEGVKANRVKLLKTFHCNKCESSFTTTSSLRRHIRDKHKVFSRGFRCHLCTKGEKTFSSKVLLERHIQLRHNMDTVSEDTLKVRHTGRGMEEADSSSEQDGVSGGRRLRRAVKMEQEEESGDWLSPEKKSRRSSTPTPRSVPQAGYRCAPCGFTTEDHAAFLEHISQHRRDGTEGTSQQCLQCGACFTSSTSLSRHRFITHKVRAALPENQKAVSVSSVAPSGKDRSSDDGSCVDGIAPASPTLPQGKEEENALTCKVCSKQFDKPTDLNTHFRTHGMAFINSRNAAKNSS; this is encoded by the exons ATGGGGGATATGAAGACCCCAGATTTTGATGATTTGCTAGCAGCTTTTGATATTCCTGACATTGATGCCAAAGAGGCCATCCAGTCAAGTCCAGATGAGGAACGAGACGCATCAGCAACTTCTGCAAATGTGAGCGATGGTAGCCCACCTTCGCACTTCTTGGATTGTTCTCCTGCTCCTCTTGGCAACACTCCAGTAGTTAGTGTCATTGTGAAGAACGGTGTGCGGCCTGTAGAAGATCCAGAAGGGTCCGTCGGGAATGAAACCAGAACAGATGATCCTTCAAACACTGGAAAAGACTCTCAGGGTCTGGGCAAGATAAGTGAGGACTTCTTCCCCTCACAGTATGTTCCCAGCCCTCTTGCTGAGTCTACATTGGAGCCCCAAATGACCAACGGAGATGAGGAATCTCTAGCAAAGTCTCAGGGACAGTCCAATAGAGACCCATGGCTGCAGAGATCACAAGAGACTTTCAGACTGGCCACTGAGGGTGAAAGTCCCCCTGCATCACTCAGCTTGTCACCTCCCACGTCTCCACACTCTGATAGTCCTCATGTTCCTCCTCGTATTACTCCAAATGAAGAAATGTTTATCACCCAAAAGCCGACATCTTTCCCAGTACCTCAAAATGGGAGTACAAGACCTAAGATAAAGCATGTTGTACACTCAGATGAAGAGGATTCTGAACCAGACTTTGGAAGTCCACTTGTGATCCAGGAAAGCCAAAAGTCTCCAATGTTGTCCCCTCCCAAATTCAGTCATACAGCTTCATTTCAGTCTGAACTAAACGGCTCTCCTGAAAACACTTCTTGCCACCTACCTCCTTCTTCTCCTTCTCTTGTCTGTTCTTTGTTGGCATCTCCAAAACCTGAGCCTGAACCCCAGGAGATAAAGGGCAGCCCATCCAGTCCCACTGCTCAGCCACAGACCTCACTCTCTTCTACTGTCACAGTTTCCACTTTAGTCCAAGAAAAGGATCCAGATCATGTGATTGAGGAAAGGGACTCACCCGAAAGCCCACCACCTGATGAGACAGGTTTTATTGGGTCCAAGACAAGCGCAAGTTTTGATTCTGTCTCAACAGCACCTCCTGCTGTTAAAATCAATGCTTGCTATGTTAAAGAGAAGCACAGAGAAAATGAATGTAGCCTAGAGGACAAAGTGGAGGATGCTGAGATGTTCAGCGATAACAAAGATAAAGACTGTGGGGAAACATGTGTTGCTAGTGATAATTCTGTGCCTGCTACTGGTACAGAGACTGTTTCATCTGAAGAGCCCTCTCTCAAAGTTAAAATCAGGATGCCTGCACGCAGCGTTACAAAGACTGTGGCATCTAAAAGAGGTGGAAAGCTCCATCCAAAGTCTGGGAATCATTCAAAGCCTTCACCAGAAGGTTGTAATACAAGACCCAAGAAGAAAATATTGCGTAGCTCTCAAGCTAGTAGATCCTCACCTGTGGTAGCAATAGTTCAGGATGACAGCAGCTCAGCACAAGCATCAAAGCTTAGAGTTTCCCCTGCAGCTGCCAACCTCACCAAAACGGCCTCTGTGTCTCTTGCTAAACTCAGCCCTGGAGGGATCAACTTGCACAGTTTGGGTCAGAAAACACTGAGCAGTGCTGTGACCATGCCAGCACCTTTGCCTATGCTACCTCAACAGAGTAGCAGTAGACCAGCATCCATAGTGAACAACACTGGTGCTGTCATATCCAGGAGTCAGACCAACCTGGTAGATGCATTTAACAAGATCCTCAACAACAAGAACCTGCTGCCCAATTATAAACCTGATCTGAGTTCTCCTCTTCCTCAAGAGTGGGGGCTTCCCCTGCCACCACAG ggaTACTGCTGTTTGGAGTGCGGTGATGCCTTTGCCCTTGAGCAGAGCTTGGCACGGCACTACGATCGCCGTTCACTGAGGATTGAGGTGACATGTAATCACTGTGCAAAGAGGTTGGCTTTCTTCAACAAGTGCAGCTTGCTTTTACACGCcagggagcacaaggagaaaggtCTTATCATGCAGTGTTCACGCCTGGTCATGAAGCCTGTTCCTGTGGAGCAGATGATCGGCCAGCAGGAACCAGTGGCAGTGG GGCTCTTTTCTGCTTCGCTTCCATCGTCCACGTCAGCATCATCGTCATCTGCGCTAAACCAGAGCGCCACAAACTCAGCAGATAAGAGCACAGAGGCAGTGCAGTACCTCAGTAATAAATGTCCTGAATGTCAGGTTCAGTTCCGTAACAAAGAAGAGGTGGCTGAGCACTTCCAAGAAATGAATGCAGCACACAGCACC TCATGCACAGAGTGTTTTCCACCCATCCTCCTGCTCAACAGCTGCAGTGCAGCAGCTCATCACCGCATCCACAAAGGCTCACCGCCACATGTCTGCCCTGAGTGTGGGGGCGTGGCCAAGCAGCCTCACTTTCAAGCACACCTGGACCACAGCTGTCTGCACTTCGCACGTCGCATCGGATACAG GTGTTCCAGCTGCCTGGTGGTGTTTGCAGGCCTGAACTCAGTGAAGTCTCACATCCAGCAGGCTCACTGTGACATGTTCAACAAATGTCCCGGCTGCCCCATGGCTTTCAAATCGGTCCCCAGCATACAGAACCACATCACAACCCAACATCCAACGCTCAGCGGCGGACAGgccat GTTGATCTATAAATGTGTCATGTGTGACACAGTTTTCACTCACAAGTCCATGCTGTACATCCACTTTGATACTCATTTAGCCAACCAGAAAGTGAATGTGTTTAAATGTCCCCGGTGCACCAAACTCTTTTCTCAGAGGACGTCTTTAATGGACCATTTCAAG ACCCACAAGACGCTCACGTCCAAAGAAGAGTTGCCACCGTCACCAGCTGCATCCGTTCAGTCACATCCACCAAAGAAGACGGAGACTTCAGATGGAGAAGAAAGGAGGGGTCACGATGAAGAGGGGGTGAAAGCAAACAGGGTAA agcttTTGAAGACATTTCACTGTAACAAATGTGAAAGCTCCTTTACCACAACCTCCAGTCTGAGACGTCACATCAGAGACAAGCACAAAGTCTTCAGTCGTGGCTTCCGCTGCCA TTTGTGTACCAAGGGTGAGAAGACATTCAGCAGCAAAGTGTTGCTGGAGAGACACATTCAGCTGAGACACAACATGGACACGGTGAGTGAGGACACACTAAAGGTAAGACACACT GGACGTGGGATGGAGGAGGCGGACAGCTCGTCAGAACAGGATGGCGTTTCAGGGGGCCGAAGACTGAGAAGAGCTGTGAAGATGGAACAGGAAGAAGAATCTGGTGATTGGTTGAGTCCAGAAAAGAAGAGTCGCCGTTCATCAACACCGACACCTCGCTCCGTTCCTCAGGCAGGGTACCGCTGTGCCCCCTGTGGCTTCACCACAGAGGACCATGCGGCTTTCCTGGAGCACATCAGCCAGCACAGACGAGACGGGACTGAAGGAACCAGTCAGCAGTGTCTGCAGTGTGGCGCCTGCTTCACATCGTCCACCTCCCTGTCCCGCCATCGCTTCATTACACACAAAGTCAGAGCTGCACTGCCAGAAAACCAGAAAGCTGTCAGCGTGAGCTCTGTAGCGCCTTCTGGTAAAGACCGGAGCAGTGACGACGGTAGCTGTGTGGATGGGATCGCTCCAGCATCACCTACCTTACCTCAGGGGAAGGAGGAAGAGAATGCGCTGACCTGTAAGGTGTGCAGTAAACAGTTTGACAAGCCCACAGATCTGAATACTCACTTTCGAACTCACGGTATGGCTTTTATCAACTCCAGAAACGCTGCAAAAAATAGCAGCTGA
- the LOC117514373 gene encoding zinc finger protein 687b-like isoform X2: MGDMKTPDFDDLLAAFDIPDIDAKEAIQSSPDEERDASATSANVSDGSPPSHFLDCSPAPLGNTPVVSVIVKNGVRPVEDPEGSVGNETRTDDPSNTGKDSQGLGKISEDFFPSQYVPSPLAESTLEPQMTNGDEESLAKSQGQSNRDPWLQRSQETFRLATEGESPPASLSLSPPTSPHSDSPHVPPRITPNEEMFITQKPTSFPVPQNGSTRPKIKHVVHSDEEDSEPDFGSPLVIQESQKSPMLSPPKFSHTASFQSELNGSPENTSCHLPPSSPSLVCSLLASPKPEPEPQEIKGSPSSPTAQPQTSLSSTVTVSTLVQEKDPDHVIEERDSPESPPPDETGFIGSKTSASFDSVSTAPPAVKINACYVKEKHRENECSLEDKVEDAEMFSDNKDKDCGETCVASDNSVPATGTETVSSEEPSLKVKIRMPARSVTKTVASKRGGKLHPKSGNHSKPSPEGCNTRPKKKILRSSQASRSSPVVAIVQDDSSSAQASKLRVSPAAANLTKTASVSLAKLSPGGINLHSLGQKTLSSAVTMPAPLPMLPQQSSSRPASIVNNTGAVISRSQTNLVDAFNKILNNKNLLPNYKPDLSSPLPQEWGLPLPPQGYCCLECGDAFALEQSLARHYDRRSLRIEVTCNHCAKRLAFFNKCSLLLHAREHKEKGLIMQCSRLVMKPVPVEQMIGQQEPVAVGLFSASLPSSTSASSSSALNQSATNSADKSTEAVQYLSNKCPECQVQFRNKEEVAEHFQEMNAAHSTSCTECFPPILLLNSCSAAAHHRIHKGSPPHVCPECGGVAKQPHFQAHLDHSCLHFARRIGYRCSSCLVVFAGLNSVKSHIQQAHCDMFNKCPGCPMAFKSVPSIQNHITTQHPTLSGGQAMLIYKCVMCDTVFTHKSMLYIHFDTHLANQKVNVFKCPRCTKLFSQRTSLMDHFKTHKTLTSKEELPPSPAASVQSHPPKKTETSDGEERRGHDEEGVKANRLLKTFHCNKCESSFTTTSSLRRHIRDKHKVFSRGFRCHLCTKGEKTFSSKVLLERHIQLRHNMDTVSEDTLKVRHTGRGMEEADSSSEQDGVSGGRRLRRAVKMEQEEESGDWLSPEKKSRRSSTPTPRSVPQAGYRCAPCGFTTEDHAAFLEHISQHRRDGTEGTSQQCLQCGACFTSSTSLSRHRFITHKVRAALPENQKAVSVSSVAPSGKDRSSDDGSCVDGIAPASPTLPQGKEEENALTCKVCSKQFDKPTDLNTHFRTHGMAFINSRNAAKNSS; the protein is encoded by the exons ATGGGGGATATGAAGACCCCAGATTTTGATGATTTGCTAGCAGCTTTTGATATTCCTGACATTGATGCCAAAGAGGCCATCCAGTCAAGTCCAGATGAGGAACGAGACGCATCAGCAACTTCTGCAAATGTGAGCGATGGTAGCCCACCTTCGCACTTCTTGGATTGTTCTCCTGCTCCTCTTGGCAACACTCCAGTAGTTAGTGTCATTGTGAAGAACGGTGTGCGGCCTGTAGAAGATCCAGAAGGGTCCGTCGGGAATGAAACCAGAACAGATGATCCTTCAAACACTGGAAAAGACTCTCAGGGTCTGGGCAAGATAAGTGAGGACTTCTTCCCCTCACAGTATGTTCCCAGCCCTCTTGCTGAGTCTACATTGGAGCCCCAAATGACCAACGGAGATGAGGAATCTCTAGCAAAGTCTCAGGGACAGTCCAATAGAGACCCATGGCTGCAGAGATCACAAGAGACTTTCAGACTGGCCACTGAGGGTGAAAGTCCCCCTGCATCACTCAGCTTGTCACCTCCCACGTCTCCACACTCTGATAGTCCTCATGTTCCTCCTCGTATTACTCCAAATGAAGAAATGTTTATCACCCAAAAGCCGACATCTTTCCCAGTACCTCAAAATGGGAGTACAAGACCTAAGATAAAGCATGTTGTACACTCAGATGAAGAGGATTCTGAACCAGACTTTGGAAGTCCACTTGTGATCCAGGAAAGCCAAAAGTCTCCAATGTTGTCCCCTCCCAAATTCAGTCATACAGCTTCATTTCAGTCTGAACTAAACGGCTCTCCTGAAAACACTTCTTGCCACCTACCTCCTTCTTCTCCTTCTCTTGTCTGTTCTTTGTTGGCATCTCCAAAACCTGAGCCTGAACCCCAGGAGATAAAGGGCAGCCCATCCAGTCCCACTGCTCAGCCACAGACCTCACTCTCTTCTACTGTCACAGTTTCCACTTTAGTCCAAGAAAAGGATCCAGATCATGTGATTGAGGAAAGGGACTCACCCGAAAGCCCACCACCTGATGAGACAGGTTTTATTGGGTCCAAGACAAGCGCAAGTTTTGATTCTGTCTCAACAGCACCTCCTGCTGTTAAAATCAATGCTTGCTATGTTAAAGAGAAGCACAGAGAAAATGAATGTAGCCTAGAGGACAAAGTGGAGGATGCTGAGATGTTCAGCGATAACAAAGATAAAGACTGTGGGGAAACATGTGTTGCTAGTGATAATTCTGTGCCTGCTACTGGTACAGAGACTGTTTCATCTGAAGAGCCCTCTCTCAAAGTTAAAATCAGGATGCCTGCACGCAGCGTTACAAAGACTGTGGCATCTAAAAGAGGTGGAAAGCTCCATCCAAAGTCTGGGAATCATTCAAAGCCTTCACCAGAAGGTTGTAATACAAGACCCAAGAAGAAAATATTGCGTAGCTCTCAAGCTAGTAGATCCTCACCTGTGGTAGCAATAGTTCAGGATGACAGCAGCTCAGCACAAGCATCAAAGCTTAGAGTTTCCCCTGCAGCTGCCAACCTCACCAAAACGGCCTCTGTGTCTCTTGCTAAACTCAGCCCTGGAGGGATCAACTTGCACAGTTTGGGTCAGAAAACACTGAGCAGTGCTGTGACCATGCCAGCACCTTTGCCTATGCTACCTCAACAGAGTAGCAGTAGACCAGCATCCATAGTGAACAACACTGGTGCTGTCATATCCAGGAGTCAGACCAACCTGGTAGATGCATTTAACAAGATCCTCAACAACAAGAACCTGCTGCCCAATTATAAACCTGATCTGAGTTCTCCTCTTCCTCAAGAGTGGGGGCTTCCCCTGCCACCACAG ggaTACTGCTGTTTGGAGTGCGGTGATGCCTTTGCCCTTGAGCAGAGCTTGGCACGGCACTACGATCGCCGTTCACTGAGGATTGAGGTGACATGTAATCACTGTGCAAAGAGGTTGGCTTTCTTCAACAAGTGCAGCTTGCTTTTACACGCcagggagcacaaggagaaaggtCTTATCATGCAGTGTTCACGCCTGGTCATGAAGCCTGTTCCTGTGGAGCAGATGATCGGCCAGCAGGAACCAGTGGCAGTGG GGCTCTTTTCTGCTTCGCTTCCATCGTCCACGTCAGCATCATCGTCATCTGCGCTAAACCAGAGCGCCACAAACTCAGCAGATAAGAGCACAGAGGCAGTGCAGTACCTCAGTAATAAATGTCCTGAATGTCAGGTTCAGTTCCGTAACAAAGAAGAGGTGGCTGAGCACTTCCAAGAAATGAATGCAGCACACAGCACC TCATGCACAGAGTGTTTTCCACCCATCCTCCTGCTCAACAGCTGCAGTGCAGCAGCTCATCACCGCATCCACAAAGGCTCACCGCCACATGTCTGCCCTGAGTGTGGGGGCGTGGCCAAGCAGCCTCACTTTCAAGCACACCTGGACCACAGCTGTCTGCACTTCGCACGTCGCATCGGATACAG GTGTTCCAGCTGCCTGGTGGTGTTTGCAGGCCTGAACTCAGTGAAGTCTCACATCCAGCAGGCTCACTGTGACATGTTCAACAAATGTCCCGGCTGCCCCATGGCTTTCAAATCGGTCCCCAGCATACAGAACCACATCACAACCCAACATCCAACGCTCAGCGGCGGACAGgccat GTTGATCTATAAATGTGTCATGTGTGACACAGTTTTCACTCACAAGTCCATGCTGTACATCCACTTTGATACTCATTTAGCCAACCAGAAAGTGAATGTGTTTAAATGTCCCCGGTGCACCAAACTCTTTTCTCAGAGGACGTCTTTAATGGACCATTTCAAG ACCCACAAGACGCTCACGTCCAAAGAAGAGTTGCCACCGTCACCAGCTGCATCCGTTCAGTCACATCCACCAAAGAAGACGGAGACTTCAGATGGAGAAGAAAGGAGGGGTCACGATGAAGAGGGGGTGAAAGCAAACAGG cttTTGAAGACATTTCACTGTAACAAATGTGAAAGCTCCTTTACCACAACCTCCAGTCTGAGACGTCACATCAGAGACAAGCACAAAGTCTTCAGTCGTGGCTTCCGCTGCCA TTTGTGTACCAAGGGTGAGAAGACATTCAGCAGCAAAGTGTTGCTGGAGAGACACATTCAGCTGAGACACAACATGGACACGGTGAGTGAGGACACACTAAAGGTAAGACACACT GGACGTGGGATGGAGGAGGCGGACAGCTCGTCAGAACAGGATGGCGTTTCAGGGGGCCGAAGACTGAGAAGAGCTGTGAAGATGGAACAGGAAGAAGAATCTGGTGATTGGTTGAGTCCAGAAAAGAAGAGTCGCCGTTCATCAACACCGACACCTCGCTCCGTTCCTCAGGCAGGGTACCGCTGTGCCCCCTGTGGCTTCACCACAGAGGACCATGCGGCTTTCCTGGAGCACATCAGCCAGCACAGACGAGACGGGACTGAAGGAACCAGTCAGCAGTGTCTGCAGTGTGGCGCCTGCTTCACATCGTCCACCTCCCTGTCCCGCCATCGCTTCATTACACACAAAGTCAGAGCTGCACTGCCAGAAAACCAGAAAGCTGTCAGCGTGAGCTCTGTAGCGCCTTCTGGTAAAGACCGGAGCAGTGACGACGGTAGCTGTGTGGATGGGATCGCTCCAGCATCACCTACCTTACCTCAGGGGAAGGAGGAAGAGAATGCGCTGACCTGTAAGGTGTGCAGTAAACAGTTTGACAAGCCCACAGATCTGAATACTCACTTTCGAACTCACGGTATGGCTTTTATCAACTCCAGAAACGCTGCAAAAAATAGCAGCTGA